In the Candidatus Kaelpia aquatica genome, one interval contains:
- the prfA gene encoding peptide chain release factor 1: MKEEYRSALDQIRQKYDEIVSKLSQIEIASDYGICQEYAKERARYENVVAAAKLLEEKELELKGITEMLDQSGVAQDMKELAGEERERLSAEIDGINVKIERLILDTFIPSEAYKNIIFEIRAGTGGDEAGLFVADLYKMYSRFAQKQNWRLEVMDSSPTPLGGFKELIFSISGRDVYQHMKYESGVHRVQRVPSTETGGRIHTSAVSVVVLPEPEEVEVKIDTKDLKVDTYRASGAGGQHVNVTDSAVRITHLPSGIVVACQDERSQIKNRQKAMRILKARLLDFQIRTQERERDEKRRVSVGTGDRSEKIRTYNFPDNRVTDHRINLTLYKLEGILNGDIDEVVESLTIEERKEMFKKFKLKGNIDESG; the protein is encoded by the coding sequence ATGAAAGAAGAGTATAGGTCAGCATTGGATCAGATACGCCAGAAGTACGACGAGATTGTCTCTAAGTTATCTCAGATTGAGATTGCTTCTGATTATGGTATTTGCCAGGAGTATGCTAAAGAGAGAGCCCGTTATGAGAATGTTGTTGCTGCGGCTAAATTGCTAGAAGAGAAAGAGTTGGAATTAAAAGGGATAACCGAAATGTTAGATCAGAGCGGTGTAGCTCAAGATATGAAAGAGCTGGCTGGAGAGGAGAGAGAAAGACTTAGCGCTGAGATAGACGGTATTAATGTAAAGATAGAGAGACTGATACTAGATACTTTTATACCCTCTGAAGCCTATAAAAATATAATTTTTGAGATACGTGCAGGAACAGGAGGAGATGAAGCCGGACTTTTTGTTGCAGACCTATATAAGATGTATAGCCGGTTTGCTCAGAAGCAGAACTGGAGATTGGAGGTTATGGATTCAAGCCCTACTCCTTTGGGCGGTTTTAAAGAGTTGATCTTTTCTATTTCAGGCAGAGATGTCTATCAGCATATGAAGTACGAGAGCGGGGTTCATAGGGTTCAGCGCGTGCCTTCAACTGAGACGGGAGGTCGAATTCACACTTCGGCCGTATCTGTAGTTGTTTTGCCGGAACCAGAAGAGGTTGAAGTTAAAATAGATACCAAGGATTTAAAGGTAGACACTTATAGGGCGTCTGGAGCAGGAGGGCAGCATGTTAATGTTACTGATTCTGCGGTTAGGATTACCCATCTTCCATCAGGTATTGTTGTTGCCTGTCAAGACGAGCGTTCACAGATAAAGAACAGACAGAAGGCGATGAGGATTTTAAAAGCGCGATTATTGGATTTTCAGATAAGAACTCAGGAAAGAGAGCGCGATGAGAAGAGGCGTGTATCTGTTGGGACAGGGGATAGAAGCGAGAAGATAAGGACCTATAATTTTCCTGACAACAGAGTTACAGATCATAGAATAAATTTGACTCTGTATAAACTTGAAGGAATATTAAATGGAGATATTGATGAAGTGGTCGAATCTCTGACAATAGAAGAGAGAAAGGAGATGTTCAAAAAGTTTAAACTTAAAGGGAATATAGATGAGAGCGGTTGA
- the prmC gene encoding peptide chain release factor N(5)-glutamine methyltransferase yields MRAVDIVSRYSSEISKREVEEIMLSILNLKCRSELYMAEVENFPLSEMDYFLSQRKRGIPLQYLTSNVNFYGFDFNVEEGVFIPRPETEVIVDYIAKEYFGYKNLKILEIGTGTGVIAICLTKLFSDCKIVATDISPTAIRVASENAVLNGSISNVLFVKGDSVGFIKKEGFFDLLVSNPPYIAFSQEGVLSPEVKKEPREALFGGENGYEFTLKLIVEASAVIKKGGRMVIEIDPEHRFIYERELGGAEKLEFIEDLEHKERVMVIGF; encoded by the coding sequence ATGAGAGCGGTTGATATTGTAAGTAGATATAGCAGTGAGATCTCAAAGAGAGAAGTAGAGGAGATAATGCTCTCTATCTTAAACTTGAAATGTCGGAGCGAACTCTATATGGCTGAAGTTGAAAATTTTCCTTTAAGTGAGATGGATTATTTTTTGAGCCAAAGAAAGAGAGGTATACCTTTACAATATTTAACATCAAATGTTAATTTTTACGGGTTTGATTTTAATGTAGAAGAAGGTGTTTTTATTCCACGTCCGGAGACCGAAGTCATTGTTGATTATATAGCTAAAGAGTATTTCGGGTATAAGAATCTGAAGATACTGGAGATAGGTACAGGAACTGGCGTAATAGCTATATGTTTGACAAAATTATTTAGCGATTGTAAAATTGTTGCCACCGATATTAGCCCTACTGCAATTAGAGTTGCGTCAGAGAACGCAGTTTTAAACGGTTCTATATCAAATGTTTTGTTTGTAAAGGGCGATTCGGTTGGATTTATTAAAAAAGAGGGTTTTTTTGATCTTTTGGTTTCAAATCCTCCTTATATAGCATTCTCTCAAGAGGGTGTTTTGTCTCCTGAGGTTAAAAAGGAACCTAGGGAGGCTCTTTTTGGAGGAGAGAATGGTTATGAGTTTACGCTTAAATTGATAGTCGAGGCCTCTGCTGTTATAAAAAAAGGCGGCAGGATGGTTATAGAGATAGATCCTGAGCATAGGTTTATATATGAGAGAGAGTTAGGCGGGGCTGAAAAGTTAGAGTTCATAGAGGATCTAGAGCATAAAGAGAGAGTGATGGTTATAGGTTTTTAA